A stretch of the Glandiceps talaboti chromosome 23, keGlaTala1.1, whole genome shotgun sequence genome encodes the following:
- the LOC144452974 gene encoding CCR4-NOT transcription complex subunit 2-like isoform X5: MAQFNQMQGLGQRPLQLADHLPWSAQFGMSQEQRKTQPELSSPGGGGDKNKSRMGFYKENDLTDPSIFFNPASIFQPHRTEKDVSSKTEGSIYQSNIFPPHRTEKDVISMLSSTSLSQSQFGASLYGQQGIGSIGMTNVQRGMPNPTQQFPGRSVSSHHGNLPGHVTPTSTGMPMPSNIQQHPPSSPSRGILSVGPRGGLFNQVPGSNQVGGGGGGSTAGMNLQTTNRANAVTMPSGLTSPNRQSPTMLAMQQQQQKQQQQQQQQQRLGLGTIGTTPATSIGGFGITRGQSSFSTAGVMSSVSQPSFTNSFTNAGIFSDTAPTLDLNDFPALNNRGRRGSDGSSNSVPLNPMNSMAGRTAYVGMVSKQTEPQQEFQIQNEDFPALPGANNANNMKTAGNKFNTGLPLLLPGNAYDGSGLSSKDGGRFPGDKPSEQSKRGIQIHTDGKITSIPTGMVTDQFGMVGLLTFIKAAESDPNLVALALGSDLTTLGLNLNSPDFRNLYSTFSSPWADTPCRPQDIDFHVPQEYLTNVHIRDKLAPIKLSRYGEDLLFYLYYTHGGDVLQLAAAAELYNRDWRYHKEERVWVTRAPGMEPTVKTNTYERGTYYFFDCHGWRKVAKEFHLEYDKLEDRPHLPPTFGHNPTTTNQVMVH, from the exons GTTTGGCATGTCCCAGGAACAGAGAAAGACACAACCAGAGCTGTCCTCGCCAG GTGGTGGTGGAGATAAAAATAAGAGTCGAATGGgattttacaaagaaaatgattTAACAGATCCAAGTATATTCTTCAACCCAGCAAGTATATTTCAACCTCATAGGACAGAGAAAGATGTTAGTTCG aaaaccgaaggctcaattTACCAGAGTAATATATTTCCACCGCATAGGACAGAGAAAGATGTCATTTCT ATGTTAAGCTCAACATCGTTGTCACAATCACAGTTTGGTGCAAGTTTGTATGGTCAACAAG GTATTGGCAGCATAGGGATGACTAATGTACAAAGGGGTATGCCAAATCCAACACAACAGTTTCCAGGACGATCAGTGTCCAGTCACCATGGTAACCTGCCAGGTCATGTGACTCCCACCAGTACTGGCATGCCTATGCCTTCCAATATTCAACAGCATCCACCGTCATCACCTAGCag GGGTATTTTATCAGTGGGTCCACGTGGTGGTTTATTTAATCAAGTACCAGGTAGCAATCAAGTTGGCggaggtggtggtggcagtACTGCTGGTATGAATCTACAGACTACAAACAGAGCAAACGCTGTCACTATGCCATCAGGGCTTACTAGTCCGAATAGACAGTCACCTACTATGCTTGCAatgcaacaacagcaacagaaacagcaacaacagcagcagcagcaacaaagACTAGGTCTTGGAAC GATTGGTACCACACCAGCGACTAGTATCGGAGGTTTTGGCATAACAAGAGGACAAAGCAGTTTTAGTACAGCTGGTGTTATGAGTAGCGTTAGTCAACCATCCTTCACCAATTCATTTACAAATGCTGGTATAT TTTCTGACACAGCACCAACGCTAGACCTGAATGACTTTCCAGCATTGAACAATAGAGGGCGCCGTGGCAGTGATGGTAGTAGTAACAGTGTACCCCTCAATCCAATGAATAGTATGGCAGGCAGAACTGCATATG TAGGAATGGTCAGTAAACAAACGGAACCGCAACAAGAATTTCAGATACAAAACGAAGACTTCCCAGCATTACCAGGTGCTAACAATGCCAATAACATGAAAACAG CTGGGAACAAATTCAACACAGGCCTACCACTCCTCTTACCAGGTAATGCGTATGATGGGTCAGGTCTGTCAAGTAAAGATGGTGGACGATTTCCTGGTGATAAACCTAGTGAGCAAAGTAAAAGAggaatacaaatacatacagatG GCAAGATTACCAGTATCCCTACTGGTATGGTGACAGATCAGTTTGGTATGGTTGGACTATTGACTTTCATCAAAGCAGCAGAATCCGACCCAAACCTTGTAGCACTAGCGTTAGGAAGTGATCTCACTACATTAGGTCTTAACCTTAATTCACCTGA TTTCAGAAATCTATACAGTACGTTTTCATCGCCATGGGCTGATACTCCATGTCGACCTCAAGATATAGATTTCCATGTACCACAGGAGTATCTTACAAATGTTCACATTAGAGACAAG TTGGCTCCAATTAAGCTGAGTAGATATGGTGAagatttattattttatctgtACTACACACATGGAGGTGATGTATTACAgcttgctgctgctgctgaacT ATATAACAGAGATTGGAGATACCACAAAGAGGAGAGAGTGTGGGTGACAAGGGCGCCTGGTATGGAACCTACcgttaaaacaaatacatatgaaCGCGGAACTTACTATTTCTTTGACTGCCATGGATGGAGGAAAGTTGCTAAAGAGTTTCACTTAGAATATGACAAACTTGAAGATAGGCCACATTTACCACCCACATTTGGTCAtaacccaacaacaacaaaccaagtTATGGTTCATTAG
- the LOC144452974 gene encoding CCR4-NOT transcription complex subunit 2-like isoform X7, translating to MAQFNQMQGLGQRPLQLADHLPWSAQFGMSQEQRKTQPELSSPGGGGDKNKSRMGFYKENDLTDPSIFFNPASIFQPHRTEKDVSSMLSSTSLSQSQFGASLYGQQVCDMFDTAGIGSIGMTNVQRGMPNPTQQFPGRSVSSHHGNLPGHVTPTSTGMPMPSNIQQHPPSSPSRGILSVGPRGGLFNQVPGSNQVGGGGGGSTAGMNLQTTNRANAVTMPSGLTSPNRQSPTMLAMQQQQQKQQQQQQQQQRLGLGTIGTTPATSIGGFGITRGQSSFSTAGVMSSVSQPSFTNSFTNAGIFSDTAPTLDLNDFPALNNRGRRGSDGSSNSVPLNPMNSMAGRTAYVGMVSKQTEPQQEFQIQNEDFPALPGANNANNMKTAGNKFNTGLPLLLPGNAYDGSGLSSKDGGRFPGDKPSEQSKRGIQIHTDGKITSIPTGMVTDQFGMVGLLTFIKAAESDPNLVALALGSDLTTLGLNLNSPDFRNLYSTFSSPWADTPCRPQDIDFHVPQEYLTNVHIRDKLAPIKLSRYGEDLLFYLYYTHGGDVLQLAAAAELYNRDWRYHKEERVWVTRAPGMEPTVKTNTYERGTYYFFDCHGWRKVAKEFHLEYDKLEDRPHLPPTFGHNPTTTNQVMVH from the exons GTTTGGCATGTCCCAGGAACAGAGAAAGACACAACCAGAGCTGTCCTCGCCAG GTGGTGGTGGAGATAAAAATAAGAGTCGAATGGgattttacaaagaaaatgattTAACAGATCCAAGTATATTCTTCAACCCAGCAAGTATATTTCAACCTCATAGGACAGAGAAAGATGTTAGTTCG ATGTTAAGCTCAACATCGTTGTCACAATCACAGTTTGGTGCAAGTTTGTATGGTCAACAAG TGTGTGACATGTTTGATACAGCAGGTATTGGCAGCATAGGGATGACTAATGTACAAAGGGGTATGCCAAATCCAACACAACAGTTTCCAGGACGATCAGTGTCCAGTCACCATGGTAACCTGCCAGGTCATGTGACTCCCACCAGTACTGGCATGCCTATGCCTTCCAATATTCAACAGCATCCACCGTCATCACCTAGCag GGGTATTTTATCAGTGGGTCCACGTGGTGGTTTATTTAATCAAGTACCAGGTAGCAATCAAGTTGGCggaggtggtggtggcagtACTGCTGGTATGAATCTACAGACTACAAACAGAGCAAACGCTGTCACTATGCCATCAGGGCTTACTAGTCCGAATAGACAGTCACCTACTATGCTTGCAatgcaacaacagcaacagaaacagcaacaacagcagcagcagcaacaaagACTAGGTCTTGGAAC GATTGGTACCACACCAGCGACTAGTATCGGAGGTTTTGGCATAACAAGAGGACAAAGCAGTTTTAGTACAGCTGGTGTTATGAGTAGCGTTAGTCAACCATCCTTCACCAATTCATTTACAAATGCTGGTATAT TTTCTGACACAGCACCAACGCTAGACCTGAATGACTTTCCAGCATTGAACAATAGAGGGCGCCGTGGCAGTGATGGTAGTAGTAACAGTGTACCCCTCAATCCAATGAATAGTATGGCAGGCAGAACTGCATATG TAGGAATGGTCAGTAAACAAACGGAACCGCAACAAGAATTTCAGATACAAAACGAAGACTTCCCAGCATTACCAGGTGCTAACAATGCCAATAACATGAAAACAG CTGGGAACAAATTCAACACAGGCCTACCACTCCTCTTACCAGGTAATGCGTATGATGGGTCAGGTCTGTCAAGTAAAGATGGTGGACGATTTCCTGGTGATAAACCTAGTGAGCAAAGTAAAAGAggaatacaaatacatacagatG GCAAGATTACCAGTATCCCTACTGGTATGGTGACAGATCAGTTTGGTATGGTTGGACTATTGACTTTCATCAAAGCAGCAGAATCCGACCCAAACCTTGTAGCACTAGCGTTAGGAAGTGATCTCACTACATTAGGTCTTAACCTTAATTCACCTGA TTTCAGAAATCTATACAGTACGTTTTCATCGCCATGGGCTGATACTCCATGTCGACCTCAAGATATAGATTTCCATGTACCACAGGAGTATCTTACAAATGTTCACATTAGAGACAAG TTGGCTCCAATTAAGCTGAGTAGATATGGTGAagatttattattttatctgtACTACACACATGGAGGTGATGTATTACAgcttgctgctgctgctgaacT ATATAACAGAGATTGGAGATACCACAAAGAGGAGAGAGTGTGGGTGACAAGGGCGCCTGGTATGGAACCTACcgttaaaacaaatacatatgaaCGCGGAACTTACTATTTCTTTGACTGCCATGGATGGAGGAAAGTTGCTAAAGAGTTTCACTTAGAATATGACAAACTTGAAGATAGGCCACATTTACCACCCACATTTGGTCAtaacccaacaacaacaaaccaagtTATGGTTCATTAG
- the LOC144452974 gene encoding CCR4-NOT transcription complex subunit 2-like isoform X8 — MAQFNQMQGLGQRPLQLADHLPWSAQFGMSQEQRKTQPELSSPGGGGDKNKSRMGFYKENDLTDPSIFFNPASIFQPHRTEKDVSSMLSSTSLSQSQFGASLYGQQAGIGSIGMTNVQRGMPNPTQQFPGRSVSSHHGNLPGHVTPTSTGMPMPSNIQQHPPSSPSRGILSVGPRGGLFNQVPGSNQVGGGGGGSTAGMNLQTTNRANAVTMPSGLTSPNRQSPTMLAMQQQQQKQQQQQQQQQRLGLGTIGTTPATSIGGFGITRGQSSFSTAGVMSSVSQPSFTNSFTNAGIFSDTAPTLDLNDFPALNNRGRRGSDGSSNSVPLNPMNSMAGRTAYVGMVSKQTEPQQEFQIQNEDFPALPGANNANNMKTAGNKFNTGLPLLLPGNAYDGSGLSSKDGGRFPGDKPSEQSKRGIQIHTDGKITSIPTGMVTDQFGMVGLLTFIKAAESDPNLVALALGSDLTTLGLNLNSPDFRNLYSTFSSPWADTPCRPQDIDFHVPQEYLTNVHIRDKLAPIKLSRYGEDLLFYLYYTHGGDVLQLAAAAELYNRDWRYHKEERVWVTRAPGMEPTVKTNTYERGTYYFFDCHGWRKVAKEFHLEYDKLEDRPHLPPTFGHNPTTTNQVMVH, encoded by the exons GTTTGGCATGTCCCAGGAACAGAGAAAGACACAACCAGAGCTGTCCTCGCCAG GTGGTGGTGGAGATAAAAATAAGAGTCGAATGGgattttacaaagaaaatgattTAACAGATCCAAGTATATTCTTCAACCCAGCAAGTATATTTCAACCTCATAGGACAGAGAAAGATGTTAGTTCG ATGTTAAGCTCAACATCGTTGTCACAATCACAGTTTGGTGCAAGTTTGTATGGTCAACAAG CAGGTATTGGCAGCATAGGGATGACTAATGTACAAAGGGGTATGCCAAATCCAACACAACAGTTTCCAGGACGATCAGTGTCCAGTCACCATGGTAACCTGCCAGGTCATGTGACTCCCACCAGTACTGGCATGCCTATGCCTTCCAATATTCAACAGCATCCACCGTCATCACCTAGCag GGGTATTTTATCAGTGGGTCCACGTGGTGGTTTATTTAATCAAGTACCAGGTAGCAATCAAGTTGGCggaggtggtggtggcagtACTGCTGGTATGAATCTACAGACTACAAACAGAGCAAACGCTGTCACTATGCCATCAGGGCTTACTAGTCCGAATAGACAGTCACCTACTATGCTTGCAatgcaacaacagcaacagaaacagcaacaacagcagcagcagcaacaaagACTAGGTCTTGGAAC GATTGGTACCACACCAGCGACTAGTATCGGAGGTTTTGGCATAACAAGAGGACAAAGCAGTTTTAGTACAGCTGGTGTTATGAGTAGCGTTAGTCAACCATCCTTCACCAATTCATTTACAAATGCTGGTATAT TTTCTGACACAGCACCAACGCTAGACCTGAATGACTTTCCAGCATTGAACAATAGAGGGCGCCGTGGCAGTGATGGTAGTAGTAACAGTGTACCCCTCAATCCAATGAATAGTATGGCAGGCAGAACTGCATATG TAGGAATGGTCAGTAAACAAACGGAACCGCAACAAGAATTTCAGATACAAAACGAAGACTTCCCAGCATTACCAGGTGCTAACAATGCCAATAACATGAAAACAG CTGGGAACAAATTCAACACAGGCCTACCACTCCTCTTACCAGGTAATGCGTATGATGGGTCAGGTCTGTCAAGTAAAGATGGTGGACGATTTCCTGGTGATAAACCTAGTGAGCAAAGTAAAAGAggaatacaaatacatacagatG GCAAGATTACCAGTATCCCTACTGGTATGGTGACAGATCAGTTTGGTATGGTTGGACTATTGACTTTCATCAAAGCAGCAGAATCCGACCCAAACCTTGTAGCACTAGCGTTAGGAAGTGATCTCACTACATTAGGTCTTAACCTTAATTCACCTGA TTTCAGAAATCTATACAGTACGTTTTCATCGCCATGGGCTGATACTCCATGTCGACCTCAAGATATAGATTTCCATGTACCACAGGAGTATCTTACAAATGTTCACATTAGAGACAAG TTGGCTCCAATTAAGCTGAGTAGATATGGTGAagatttattattttatctgtACTACACACATGGAGGTGATGTATTACAgcttgctgctgctgctgaacT ATATAACAGAGATTGGAGATACCACAAAGAGGAGAGAGTGTGGGTGACAAGGGCGCCTGGTATGGAACCTACcgttaaaacaaatacatatgaaCGCGGAACTTACTATTTCTTTGACTGCCATGGATGGAGGAAAGTTGCTAAAGAGTTTCACTTAGAATATGACAAACTTGAAGATAGGCCACATTTACCACCCACATTTGGTCAtaacccaacaacaacaaaccaagtTATGGTTCATTAG
- the LOC144452974 gene encoding CCR4-NOT transcription complex subunit 2-like isoform X6: protein MAQFNQMQGLGQFGMSQEQRKTQPELSSPGGGGDKNKSRMGFYKENDLTDPSIFFNPASIFQPHRTEKDVSSKTEGSIYQSNIFPPHRTEKDVISMLSSTSLSQSQFGASLYGQQVCDMFDTAGIGSIGMTNVQRGMPNPTQQFPGRSVSSHHGNLPGHVTPTSTGMPMPSNIQQHPPSSPSRGILSVGPRGGLFNQVPGSNQVGGGGGGSTAGMNLQTTNRANAVTMPSGLTSPNRQSPTMLAMQQQQQKQQQQQQQQQRLGLGTIGTTPATSIGGFGITRGQSSFSTAGVMSSVSQPSFTNSFTNAGIFSDTAPTLDLNDFPALNNRGRRGSDGSSNSVPLNPMNSMAGRTAYVGMVSKQTEPQQEFQIQNEDFPALPGANNANNMKTAGNKFNTGLPLLLPGNAYDGSGLSSKDGGRFPGDKPSEQSKRGIQIHTDGKITSIPTGMVTDQFGMVGLLTFIKAAESDPNLVALALGSDLTTLGLNLNSPDFRNLYSTFSSPWADTPCRPQDIDFHVPQEYLTNVHIRDKLAPIKLSRYGEDLLFYLYYTHGGDVLQLAAAAELYNRDWRYHKEERVWVTRAPGMEPTVKTNTYERGTYYFFDCHGWRKVAKEFHLEYDKLEDRPHLPPTFGHNPTTTNQVMVH from the exons GTTTGGCATGTCCCAGGAACAGAGAAAGACACAACCAGAGCTGTCCTCGCCAG GTGGTGGTGGAGATAAAAATAAGAGTCGAATGGgattttacaaagaaaatgattTAACAGATCCAAGTATATTCTTCAACCCAGCAAGTATATTTCAACCTCATAGGACAGAGAAAGATGTTAGTTCG aaaaccgaaggctcaattTACCAGAGTAATATATTTCCACCGCATAGGACAGAGAAAGATGTCATTTCT ATGTTAAGCTCAACATCGTTGTCACAATCACAGTTTGGTGCAAGTTTGTATGGTCAACAAG TGTGTGACATGTTTGATACAGCAGGTATTGGCAGCATAGGGATGACTAATGTACAAAGGGGTATGCCAAATCCAACACAACAGTTTCCAGGACGATCAGTGTCCAGTCACCATGGTAACCTGCCAGGTCATGTGACTCCCACCAGTACTGGCATGCCTATGCCTTCCAATATTCAACAGCATCCACCGTCATCACCTAGCag GGGTATTTTATCAGTGGGTCCACGTGGTGGTTTATTTAATCAAGTACCAGGTAGCAATCAAGTTGGCggaggtggtggtggcagtACTGCTGGTATGAATCTACAGACTACAAACAGAGCAAACGCTGTCACTATGCCATCAGGGCTTACTAGTCCGAATAGACAGTCACCTACTATGCTTGCAatgcaacaacagcaacagaaacagcaacaacagcagcagcagcaacaaagACTAGGTCTTGGAAC GATTGGTACCACACCAGCGACTAGTATCGGAGGTTTTGGCATAACAAGAGGACAAAGCAGTTTTAGTACAGCTGGTGTTATGAGTAGCGTTAGTCAACCATCCTTCACCAATTCATTTACAAATGCTGGTATAT TTTCTGACACAGCACCAACGCTAGACCTGAATGACTTTCCAGCATTGAACAATAGAGGGCGCCGTGGCAGTGATGGTAGTAGTAACAGTGTACCCCTCAATCCAATGAATAGTATGGCAGGCAGAACTGCATATG TAGGAATGGTCAGTAAACAAACGGAACCGCAACAAGAATTTCAGATACAAAACGAAGACTTCCCAGCATTACCAGGTGCTAACAATGCCAATAACATGAAAACAG CTGGGAACAAATTCAACACAGGCCTACCACTCCTCTTACCAGGTAATGCGTATGATGGGTCAGGTCTGTCAAGTAAAGATGGTGGACGATTTCCTGGTGATAAACCTAGTGAGCAAAGTAAAAGAggaatacaaatacatacagatG GCAAGATTACCAGTATCCCTACTGGTATGGTGACAGATCAGTTTGGTATGGTTGGACTATTGACTTTCATCAAAGCAGCAGAATCCGACCCAAACCTTGTAGCACTAGCGTTAGGAAGTGATCTCACTACATTAGGTCTTAACCTTAATTCACCTGA TTTCAGAAATCTATACAGTACGTTTTCATCGCCATGGGCTGATACTCCATGTCGACCTCAAGATATAGATTTCCATGTACCACAGGAGTATCTTACAAATGTTCACATTAGAGACAAG TTGGCTCCAATTAAGCTGAGTAGATATGGTGAagatttattattttatctgtACTACACACATGGAGGTGATGTATTACAgcttgctgctgctgctgaacT ATATAACAGAGATTGGAGATACCACAAAGAGGAGAGAGTGTGGGTGACAAGGGCGCCTGGTATGGAACCTACcgttaaaacaaatacatatgaaCGCGGAACTTACTATTTCTTTGACTGCCATGGATGGAGGAAAGTTGCTAAAGAGTTTCACTTAGAATATGACAAACTTGAAGATAGGCCACATTTACCACCCACATTTGGTCAtaacccaacaacaacaaaccaagtTATGGTTCATTAG
- the LOC144452974 gene encoding CCR4-NOT transcription complex subunit 2-like isoform X3, which yields MAQFNQMQGLGQRPLQLADHLPWSAQFGMSQEQRKTQPELSSPGGGGDKNKSRMGFYKENDLTDPSIFFNPASIFQPHRTEKDVSSKTEGSIYQSNIFPPHRTEKDVISMLSSTSLSQSQFGASLYGQQVCDMFDTAGIGSIGMTNVQRGMPNPTQQFPGRSVSSHHGNLPGHVTPTSTGMPMPSNIQQHPPSSPSRGILSVGPRGGLFNQVPGSNQVGGGGGGSTAGMNLQTTNRANAVTMPSGLTSPNRQSPTMLAMQQQQQKQQQQQQQQQRLGLGTIGTTPATSIGGFGITRGQSSFSTAGVMSSVSQPSFTNSFTNAGIFSDTAPTLDLNDFPALNNRGRRGSDGSSNSVPLNPMNSMAGRTAYVGMVSKQTEPQQEFQIQNEDFPALPGANNANNMKTAGNKFNTGLPLLLPGNAYDGSGLSSKDGGRFPGDKPSEQSKRGIQIHTDGKITSIPTGMVTDQFGMVGLLTFIKAAESDPNLVALALGSDLTTLGLNLNSPENLYSTFSSPWADTPCRPQDIDFHVPQEYLTNVHIRDKLAPIKLSRYGEDLLFYLYYTHGGDVLQLAAAAELYNRDWRYHKEERVWVTRAPGMEPTVKTNTYERGTYYFFDCHGWRKVAKEFHLEYDKLEDRPHLPPTFGHNPTTTNQVMVH from the exons GTTTGGCATGTCCCAGGAACAGAGAAAGACACAACCAGAGCTGTCCTCGCCAG GTGGTGGTGGAGATAAAAATAAGAGTCGAATGGgattttacaaagaaaatgattTAACAGATCCAAGTATATTCTTCAACCCAGCAAGTATATTTCAACCTCATAGGACAGAGAAAGATGTTAGTTCG aaaaccgaaggctcaattTACCAGAGTAATATATTTCCACCGCATAGGACAGAGAAAGATGTCATTTCT ATGTTAAGCTCAACATCGTTGTCACAATCACAGTTTGGTGCAAGTTTGTATGGTCAACAAG TGTGTGACATGTTTGATACAGCAGGTATTGGCAGCATAGGGATGACTAATGTACAAAGGGGTATGCCAAATCCAACACAACAGTTTCCAGGACGATCAGTGTCCAGTCACCATGGTAACCTGCCAGGTCATGTGACTCCCACCAGTACTGGCATGCCTATGCCTTCCAATATTCAACAGCATCCACCGTCATCACCTAGCag GGGTATTTTATCAGTGGGTCCACGTGGTGGTTTATTTAATCAAGTACCAGGTAGCAATCAAGTTGGCggaggtggtggtggcagtACTGCTGGTATGAATCTACAGACTACAAACAGAGCAAACGCTGTCACTATGCCATCAGGGCTTACTAGTCCGAATAGACAGTCACCTACTATGCTTGCAatgcaacaacagcaacagaaacagcaacaacagcagcagcagcaacaaagACTAGGTCTTGGAAC GATTGGTACCACACCAGCGACTAGTATCGGAGGTTTTGGCATAACAAGAGGACAAAGCAGTTTTAGTACAGCTGGTGTTATGAGTAGCGTTAGTCAACCATCCTTCACCAATTCATTTACAAATGCTGGTATAT TTTCTGACACAGCACCAACGCTAGACCTGAATGACTTTCCAGCATTGAACAATAGAGGGCGCCGTGGCAGTGATGGTAGTAGTAACAGTGTACCCCTCAATCCAATGAATAGTATGGCAGGCAGAACTGCATATG TAGGAATGGTCAGTAAACAAACGGAACCGCAACAAGAATTTCAGATACAAAACGAAGACTTCCCAGCATTACCAGGTGCTAACAATGCCAATAACATGAAAACAG CTGGGAACAAATTCAACACAGGCCTACCACTCCTCTTACCAGGTAATGCGTATGATGGGTCAGGTCTGTCAAGTAAAGATGGTGGACGATTTCCTGGTGATAAACCTAGTGAGCAAAGTAAAAGAggaatacaaatacatacagatG GCAAGATTACCAGTATCCCTACTGGTATGGTGACAGATCAGTTTGGTATGGTTGGACTATTGACTTTCATCAAAGCAGCAGAATCCGACCCAAACCTTGTAGCACTAGCGTTAGGAAGTGATCTCACTACATTAGGTCTTAACCTTAATTCACCTGA AAATCTATACAGTACGTTTTCATCGCCATGGGCTGATACTCCATGTCGACCTCAAGATATAGATTTCCATGTACCACAGGAGTATCTTACAAATGTTCACATTAGAGACAAG TTGGCTCCAATTAAGCTGAGTAGATATGGTGAagatttattattttatctgtACTACACACATGGAGGTGATGTATTACAgcttgctgctgctgctgaacT ATATAACAGAGATTGGAGATACCACAAAGAGGAGAGAGTGTGGGTGACAAGGGCGCCTGGTATGGAACCTACcgttaaaacaaatacatatgaaCGCGGAACTTACTATTTCTTTGACTGCCATGGATGGAGGAAAGTTGCTAAAGAGTTTCACTTAGAATATGACAAACTTGAAGATAGGCCACATTTACCACCCACATTTGGTCAtaacccaacaacaacaaaccaagtTATGGTTCATTAG